The nucleotide window GCTTACTTTAGATAAAAAATGTTTTAGTGAAAATGTCAAAATTGAAGATTTTACAATAAAAAAAGGTTGTTATGTTGAAATAACCATAGAAGACAATGGAATAGGAATAAAAGAAAAAGATAAAAGTAAAATTTTTGAACCATTTTTCACTACAAAGCCATCTGGGGAAGGAACAGGACTTGGATTATCATCGGTTTATGGTTTTATAAAAAGATTTAATGGATACATTATTGTTAAAAGTGAATATAAAAAGTATACTAAATTCATAATTTATTTACCTCTGCTTAATGATGCTTCTGAAGATAATTATGAACAATCAAAAGAAAACAATAAAATAAGTGGTAACAATATTAAAAAGATAGTATTTATCGATGATAATATAGATATCCTTGAAGGTGTCAAAATAAGCTGCGAAGCTCTTAATATAGACGTTGTACCATTTTCAGATGGTAATGAAGCTGTAAAATATATTGTAAACCATAAAGATAAAATTGATTTAGTAGCCACAGATATAAGCATGCCAGGTTTTTCAGGTAATGATGTTGTTAGAATTTTATTAAGTAAAGGTTTTAATAAACCTATTATTATGATTTCAGGTTACGGAATTAATGCAGCAGATAGCGATTTATTAAATTACGATAATGTAAAATTTTACAGAAAACCATTCAAGCTGATTGACATATTAGAAACTCTAAATAATTAAACAGGTGGTATATAATACCACCCTTAAAATGTTAAATTAATTTGTCTTCAAATTATCAGAAACCTTGAATTCGCAACCGGTATATTTTCTAATATCAGTCAAATTAGAAAATGGAGAAATCTCTATTAATGTTAGTCCACCTTTATCTATGGTAAATACCCCTTTATCAGTAACAAGCATATCCACAACTTCTTTGCCTGTAATAGGCAAACTACATTCCTCTAAAATTTTCGGAGATCCATTCTTGGTCACATGCTCCATCATTACAATAACCTTTTTAACACCATTAACAAGATCCATAGCACCACCAGGCCCTTTGACCATCTTTCCAGGTATCATCCAGTTTGCAAGATCCCCTTTTTTGCTCACCTGCATACCACCAAGAACAGTCAAATCTATATGACCACCTCTCACCATGGCAAAAGATTCTGAAGAATCAAAGAAACATGCACCTTTTTTATATGTAATGGTCTGTTTCCCGGCATTAATTAAATCTGCATCTGCCTCGGCCGCAGTCTCCGGAAATGGTCCTATTCCAAGTAAACCGTTTTCCGAATGCAAAGTTATATCCATATCATCCGTAATAAAGTTTGCTACCAAAGTAGGCATACCAATACCAAGGTTTACATACATCCCCTTTCTAAGTTCCTGGGCAACCCTTTTTGCCATCCACTCCCTTTTCTCATTAAATTTGGCTTCTTTCATATTTTCCAAAGTTGTAAGCTGTTCAATTCTCTTTTCGTACTGCTCACCCACAACTAATCTATCCACATAAATACTTGGCAGATGAATATAATGAGGATCAAGCTCACCAGTTTCTACTATCTCTTCCACCTCAACCACTGTAAATTTTGCCGCCTTTGCACACACTGCATTAAAGTTATTTGCCGTATATCTGAAAACCACATTCCCTTTTTTATCTGCCTTCCACCCCTTTACAATGGCCAAATCTACCACAATACTCTTCTCTAAAACATATTCTTTACCATTAAAAATCTTTATTTCTTTACCCTTTGTTAAAATTGTACCATATCCTGTTCTGACATAAAAAGCAGGTATGCCTGCTCCTCCAGCTCTCAGTCTTTCAGCCAATGTACCTTGGGGAACAAGCTCTAACTCAAGTTCTCCATTTAAATACAGTTGTTCAAAAATTTTGTTCTCACCCACATATGAGGAAATCATCTTCTTTATTTGTCTTGTTTGAAGCAGTAACCCCAGACCAAAATCATCAACTCCTGCATTATTACTTACAAAGGTCAAATTTTTGACACCAGACTCTTTAATGGCGTTAATTAAATTTTCCGGGATACCACACAAGCCGAACCCACCTGCAGCAATCACCATTCCATCTTTTAGAACATCTCTTAAAGCTTCTTTTACCGAATTGCAAATCTCAGCCATTGTTTCCTCCTTTAATCTTTTGGTACCCCGTCTTTATCCCACCCTCTCAATGCATAGTAATCCTGCAATAATCTATTAAACTCATCTTCTTTTAAAACTTTGCCACTTTCCAAAGGCTCTTCAAAAAGCCTCTTTGGTAGTTTATCAAGAGAAAAAATCTTGTCAGGATTTTCCCTTATATTAAACTTTTTTGCTAATGAAATAATTTTATTTGCACGCTGTTTTAACTCTTCTTTTGTTACGCTATTATCTCCATACAACATTTGCCAGAGTTTCAAAGTCTCATCCCATAAGTAAGTATCTCTGAAAAACCTACACAAAATAAACGTATCGAAAATACAAAACCTATCTTCCCAATCAACAAGCAATTCGGCCTTACCCTCAAGCACATCAGGATCTATTACGCCACTCAACTCCGCTTTGTAAAATCCGCTTCTCAAATGGCAGGCACCTCTGCAAGATACGGCATAACCAAGAGCAGTCCCTTTCAAAGCCCTCGGATCATATCCTGCCGGCTCAAGCCCTTTGTTATGGATAGCAAGATCTTCTGCATCAAAATATCTAGCCGCATACTCTATTCCGTGGCTCAATATCTCTCCCACACCATCCCCATAAACAATCTTTTCAATCAGTTCAATGACATGATTTACATTTCCATATTCATATCTCTCTTTTATTTTACCTATAGCTGATAGTTCCATAGCAAAAGCAACAATGTTTCCTGCTGTAATTGTATCAATTCCTAATCTGTCACATTTATCATTAATATAAATAATATCTTCTATGTCTCTAATACAGCAAAGACCTCCAAAAGCATAAAGAGTTTCGTATTCGGGACCTTCCAAAATAATGCCAGGATATTTACTGTCAGGTCTTGTTTTTGTAAGATTTCCACAAGAAATAAAACATGCTGGACAAGCTTTAGGTACAACATCACAAATCTCTTTCTGCCTTTCAATGGTAATATTTTCAAAACCATCCAATTTCCCTTTATGCCAATATCTGGTAGGAAACGCTCCCACTTCATTTAATAAAGACACCCCCATGGCAGTACCAAATTCTTTATATTTCAATGAGATAGGATCATTTTTACCTTTTTCACCAATCAACTTAAAAAACTCTTCCAGCTCATCCGGAAAACCTATCTCTCTTTTTGCATTACCATGAAAAACTATCCCTTTTATCTTCTTACTTCCAAAAACGGCACCAATACCACCTCTACCAATACTTCTCCAATAATCATTCTCCACCAAAGCAAACTTAACAAGATTTTCTCCGGCAGGCCCAATCACTATGGCACCAGCCCCTTTTACCCCCACTCTTCTCTTCAGTTCATCTTCCGTATAATAGGTATCTTTACCCCACAAATCAGAGGCATCATGAAACTTCACTTCTTTATCGGAAATCTCAAGAAAAATAGGAGCGTTGCTTTTTCCTCTTATCACAATGGCATCATAACCTGTCCTGGAAATCGGTTTTGCAAGTTTACCACCTGCAGTACTATCCACATAACAGTTGGTAAGAGGACTTTTTGTGTAAACACCAAAACGATAGCTCCCCCAAACCTTCTGATCAGCAGCCGGTCCCACATTTATTATCAGATGATTATCTTCCGAGAAAGGATCCACACCTTCCGGATTCAATTCATAAAGAAGATACGTACCTATCCCTTTGCCCCCACCATAACTATCCAATACATCATCAGACAAATCTCTAACTTCATAACTTTTAGAATTTAAATCGATAAAGAGATATTTTTTGTAAAATGGTAACATCTTCCACCTCCCAGTTAAATTATAACATTATTTCATCTTTAAATTCAACAAAGGATCTGAAAATGTTTAATGATGGATGTATCTTATAAAGTATAAAGATTTAGGCAGATTTAAAAATTGACTTTTATATGACTTTACAAAAATATATCATTAAAATTACTAGGGGGATGAAATGATCACATCAGATTTAATAAAATTTTTAAAACGTATTAATCATAAAGGCTATTTAAATTACCAGATGTTAAAAAATTACCCACTAATATCAGATAATTACTCTCTACATTTTCTCAAAATTCAAAAAGATCCATTTGCCTCTCCATCTCTGTTGGAGCTAACTATAAATTTAGATTTTCTAGGGTATCCATCTTTCTTCTTTGAAAATGACCATAGAAAAATTGCATTTCAGGATTATCTTTTGAGAATACTAAAAACAACAGCTGACAAATTTAGAGGTTTTATTAAAGGATCAGGCAAAAGTGGCGTGATTTTTGTAAACTCAGGTGGACAAAAAATTATTGAGCGTTCTAGTTTGAAATTCACAGATAACCAACTCAAATTTTTGTTCAACATTGGGCTTCCTGCATCTGGTCGCTCCATCCTATCAGATGAATGTGCTAAAATATTCAATAAAATCACACCATCATTTATAGAGACAATCCTATGGAAAAACCTAAATAAAGAAGCATGTTATTTACATGTAAAAACATACGAAAACTTTTTTTATATAAGAAATCAGCTTGATAAACTCGGTCTAATTGCATTTATAAAAAACGGCTCCATACTTCCAAGAGAATCTTCAATCAGTGATAAACCCAAAAAAAATGCTTTGAAATTTCAATCCCCTAATACTTTAGAGATTAAAGTAAAACTACTTCATCCCATTATTGAAGATAATATAGAAAAAAATGAAATCACAGGTATGGGGATAAAAAAAGGGATTACAGTAATCGTTGGTGGTGGATATCATGGTAAATCAACCTTGTTAAATGCTTTAAGTCATGCTGTTTATCCACATATTCCTGGCGACGGTAGAGAATATGTTGTAGTAAAAGAGTCAACAATGAAAATCAGAGCAGAAGATGGAAGATTTGTTGAAAAAACAGACATAACCCCTTTTATTAACAACTTACCTGATAAAAACAATACAAAGGAATTTTCCACACTAAATGCAAGTGGCAGCACATCCCAAGCAGCAAACATCATAGAAGCTATTGAAATGGGTGGTGAAGTTTTTCTCATAGATGAAGATACATCAGCCACCAACTTTATGATAAGAGATTACAAAATGCAAAAACTTATTCCAAAAGAAATCGAACCCATAACACCATTCATTGACAGAGTAAAACAATTAAAAAATGAATACAACATTTCCACTATCCTTGTCACTGGCGGAAATGGCGATTATTTAGATGTGGCGGATACTGTAATTCTCATGAAAAATTATACACCTTACGATTTCACAGAGAAAGCAAAAGAAATTATAAAGCAATTTGATAGTAAAAGATTAAATGAATCCTCACCCCATTTTGATGTCACCTTCCAAAGAACAGTCCAATCCTCTACCTTTAACTTTATTTATAAAAGCAAACGATTGAAAATAAAAACATTAAAAAAAGATCGTCTTTATATTTGCAGAGAAGAAATTGATTTAAAAATGATTGAACAAATTGCAGAAGAGTTGCAGGCTGAAACTATCGGCTATTACATCAACTACATTGCAAATAATTTCACAGGCCTAACCATTGAAGAAATAACCTCAAGACTTAAAAAAGAACTTGCTTCTTATGGCTTTAAACACCTTGAAAATAAGAATAATAGGTTAGTAAAACCCAGAGTTTACGAAATTATTTCCGCATTAAACAGATTGAGAACCTTAAAAATCAAAAAAGGGGGCTAACGGCCCCCTTATTGTTAATGTAGTAAATTATAAAACATTTCCAAAATAACATTAAACGGTACAAGGGTTGTAACCTTGTTCTCCATAATATCATCAAGGAAATTCTTGTAATTTTCAAAGAATGTTTCTTCTTTTGTATGTAGTGACTTGATATAAAATTTATCCATACAACTTTTTTCAGTAAGTAATTTTTGAAGTAATTTTAAGCGATTAAGTAGATTTTCTCTATTAATTCTATCCCACTCACTTGTAATGACAATCTCTTTAATAGCATTTTTAATTTCTAAGAATTTAAAAGTTTCACCCACTTTGAAATAGCTGTTAATTGCAACATCTATATCATAACCCTTGCTTACAATTAATTCAAATATATCAAAAGCAGGCTTAGAATATTTTATTCCAGCTATCTGCTTCGCTAAACCACCTGGAATTCCACCATCCTTTAAAGAATCTCCAAACTGCTTCATCATATCTTTTACTTTGCCTGTAACTTTTGCAGGTATTCTTTCCATAATTTTCAAAAATAATTCTTTATTATCTATAAGCGCTTTAAAATTATCCTTATTAATAAGCCATTGTACTCCCACTTTTAATGTTTTTTCCAGTTCAATTAAAGCATTGTATTGAGCTTCCGCAGTTGCTTTATTATCCAGAGCAAAAATTCTTTCTCTAACATTATTTATGTCCAATAATTCTTCTATAAACATATAATTACTAATCAAAGTTGAAAAATCCTGATTAGTATTTTTAAATAATTCTATAAAAAATGTTATCCCGGTCTGGTTCACCACTTTGTTAACAATAACCGTAGCTGCAATCTCCTTTGCTAGTTTGTGTTCAAACAAGTGTTCTCCAAATCTTTTCTTCATATAATCTGGATAATAACTCATATAATTCTTTCTAACTAAAGGATCATTCATATCAATATTTTTCTCTATTTCGTTATATAAAAAGATTTTCACATAAGAAAGAAGAACAGCAAGCTCGGGTCTTGTCACATTCCTTTTTTCTTTTATGAAGCTTATATTTTCAAGTTTAAAATCAAGTAACCCCACTTCTTTTAAAAACTTAGCAGTCTCTTCAAAAAGAATCTGATTTGTCTTAGATCTTATCAAATCACAACTTACAGCAAGAGATTGCATATAATTATCTTTTAAAACAAGCTTTTCAACCTCTTTGGTTAAGTCTAAAATAAGTTTATTTCTCTCTTTTATATCTTTCACAAGTTTTTTCTTAATAAACTGGTCAAGTATAATCTTAAGGTTAACCTCGTGGTCAGAAATATCTACACCACCGGAGTTATCCAAAGCATCAGTATTTATCTTACCGCCTAAAAGCGCATACTTTATACGTGCTTTTTGAGTTAAACCAAGATTACCACCTTCACCAACTACCTTAACCTTCAAATCTTCTGCATTAATCCTTACGTTATCATTAGCATGATCACCTACATCAGCATTAGTTTCTGATGAATCCTTTACATATGTTCCAATTCCACCATTCCATAAAAGCTCAGCATCAAGCTGCAATATCATTCTGATTAGCTCTTCACCTGACACTTCATCTTTTGTAGTTTTGAATAACTCTTTCATCTGCTTGGTCAACTTGATACTTTTTGCAGACCTGTCAAAAACACCACCACCTTCTGAAATTACCTTG belongs to Deferribacter autotrophicus and includes:
- a CDS encoding 3-oxoacid CoA-transferase, coding for MAEICNSVKEALRDVLKDGMVIAAGGFGLCGIPENLINAIKESGVKNLTFVSNNAGVDDFGLGLLLQTRQIKKMISSYVGENKIFEQLYLNGELELELVPQGTLAERLRAGGAGIPAFYVRTGYGTILTKGKEIKIFNGKEYVLEKSIVVDLAIVKGWKADKKGNVVFRYTANNFNAVCAKAAKFTVVEVEEIVETGELDPHYIHLPSIYVDRLVVGEQYEKRIEQLTTLENMKEAKFNEKREWMAKRVAQELRKGMYVNLGIGMPTLVANFITDDMDITLHSENGLLGIGPFPETAAEADADLINAGKQTITYKKGACFFDSSESFAMVRGGHIDLTVLGGMQVSKKGDLANWMIPGKMVKGPGGAMDLVNGVKKVIVMMEHVTKNGSPKILEECSLPITGKEVVDMLVTDKGVFTIDKGGLTLIEISPFSNLTDIRKYTGCEFKVSDNLKTN
- a CDS encoding aldehyde ferredoxin oxidoreductase family protein; the protein is MLPFYKKYLFIDLNSKSYEVRDLSDDVLDSYGGGKGIGTYLLYELNPEGVDPFSEDNHLIINVGPAADQKVWGSYRFGVYTKSPLTNCYVDSTAGGKLAKPISRTGYDAIVIRGKSNAPIFLEISDKEVKFHDASDLWGKDTYYTEDELKRRVGVKGAGAIVIGPAGENLVKFALVENDYWRSIGRGGIGAVFGSKKIKGIVFHGNAKREIGFPDELEEFFKLIGEKGKNDPISLKYKEFGTAMGVSLLNEVGAFPTRYWHKGKLDGFENITIERQKEICDVVPKACPACFISCGNLTKTRPDSKYPGIILEGPEYETLYAFGGLCCIRDIEDIIYINDKCDRLGIDTITAGNIVAFAMELSAIGKIKERYEYGNVNHVIELIEKIVYGDGVGEILSHGIEYAARYFDAEDLAIHNKGLEPAGYDPRALKGTALGYAVSCRGACHLRSGFYKAELSGVIDPDVLEGKAELLVDWEDRFCIFDTFILCRFFRDTYLWDETLKLWQMLYGDNSVTKEELKQRANKIISLAKKFNIRENPDKIFSLDKLPKRLFEEPLESGKVLKEDEFNRLLQDYYALRGWDKDGVPKD
- a CDS encoding ABC-ATPase domain-containing protein, which encodes MITSDLIKFLKRINHKGYLNYQMLKNYPLISDNYSLHFLKIQKDPFASPSLLELTINLDFLGYPSFFFENDHRKIAFQDYLLRILKTTADKFRGFIKGSGKSGVIFVNSGGQKIIERSSLKFTDNQLKFLFNIGLPASGRSILSDECAKIFNKITPSFIETILWKNLNKEACYLHVKTYENFFYIRNQLDKLGLIAFIKNGSILPRESSISDKPKKNALKFQSPNTLEIKVKLLHPIIEDNIEKNEITGMGIKKGITVIVGGGYHGKSTLLNALSHAVYPHIPGDGREYVVVKESTMKIRAEDGRFVEKTDITPFINNLPDKNNTKEFSTLNASGSTSQAANIIEAIEMGGEVFLIDEDTSATNFMIRDYKMQKLIPKEIEPITPFIDRVKQLKNEYNISTILVTGGNGDYLDVADTVILMKNYTPYDFTEKAKEIIKQFDSKRLNESSPHFDVTFQRTVQSSTFNFIYKSKRLKIKTLKKDRLYICREEIDLKMIEQIAEELQAETIGYYINYIANNFTGLTIEEITSRLKKELASYGFKHLENKNNRLVKPRVYEIISALNRLRTLKIKKGG